Proteins encoded by one window of Rutidosis leptorrhynchoides isolate AG116_Rl617_1_P2 chromosome 7, CSIRO_AGI_Rlap_v1, whole genome shotgun sequence:
- the LOC139858896 gene encoding uncharacterized protein, whose translation MFSYALRSLATLRLYTITGIGHVEESTSPNGEITLRRSIDIINLKLSATGMYDGGVSVTNSLLSLDSDVLLEPEGFKIPPYFLSQVKSFMDCLLSDVRANG comes from the exons ATGTTTTCGTACGCTTTGCGAAGTTTAGCAACATTGAGATTATACACCATCACAG GCATCGGACACGTTGAAGAAAGTACCAGCCCAAATGGAGAAATCACACTTCGCCGGTCAATTGATATCATTAACCTCAA GCTCTCAGCTACCGGTATGTATGATGGCGGTGTCAGTGTAACTAATTCATTATTGTCACTTGATTCAGATGTATTGTTGGAGCCTGAAG GATTTAAGATCCCACCATATTTTCTTAGTCAAGTGAAGTCGTTCATGGATTGTTTGTTATCAGATGTTCGAGCAAACGGCTAG